The following is a genomic window from Spodoptera frugiperda isolate SF20-4 chromosome 18, AGI-APGP_CSIRO_Sfru_2.0, whole genome shotgun sequence.
AGAATGGACGCTTGACGTTTCAATGGAGTCGCCTCTGATCATAGTCCAAGTTAGGGAGGATTCGTTTTGGGGGGCGACATTCAAAAACCACATGCATGCTATAACGGTTATCAGGGTCATCATGAAGTGGAATGCGACAATAAGCTTAGCTTTGACTAGTTTAACACTAAAGTCACAGTCTTAGCCTCTTTTCATTTCACACTTAATGATAGACGCGAGTGTTGGGCCCTGATAATCTCTTTAGTATAACCTAAAAAACGAATTTGGTTTACAACCTAATGAAgcatatgtttataaaaatatacgtacctAATCTATTTGGAAATTAATACCCTCTTTATCTACCTAATGTTTCTGTAAGCCAATGGGGATGCAAAGAAATGATTTATGGAATCAGAAAAGTCTACGTGGCCGGTTGTAGAAGTCAATTCTGATTTGCAAAATCATTTCTTGAAAGATcttgattatttataaatagatattatatatGGGTTCACACATTCAACAATCGCACGGAGTAGAAGATAAAGGTACGATTTACTTTCTCCTATATTTGATGGAGTCGTAAGGAAGGTAGCTGTAGAAGGATGAGCTTAACGGGGCAAATTGGACGACGTGATAGTAATCAGAGGCAGACTCCGGTCCTATTCAGTCCAGGAATCCTGTGTTCACCAGCTTCTCCAGGAAGAATTTCACGTCGCCAAGTTCCGAGTCCTTGATGCCAAGAGATTTAAGCATGCCAAGATCGCCGTTCTCCACTGCCATGAATACCGAGCGTAGGTGTTCCAAGTCCGACCTCATTAGATGTAATGCGGCACCGAAGTCTTCAATGGTCTGGGATTCTggaaacgaaaaaatatttagattattataagtttaaggTATGTACTTTATTTGGCACCCAAGAGAGACTGCGGTCCCATGTTGGGCGCCAATATTCAATACCATTTGAAGTAAGATGGATATATTCTAGAAATATTCATCCTTTTAGGGTAAGCGATCTGGAATATTTCTTCGAATGTAGAAATATTTTGAACAGTTTAGGGACGGCAGTAAAACGAAGATGTATTACCTGAGAGAGCAATAGCGACCTTTTCGACGCCGCCTAGTGGTTCGAGCGCGTCCCGTGCCTTGCTGCCGAACAACTTCTCCAGGTAGTTGGGCCCGTGGGATGCCAGTAACGATTGGAGAAAGGATGCTGTTTCTTCAACAGGTGGCCTCTTAGCTGCGGAAAGGAAATAAGaggaatattattttactgataTACTTTTTCATGGAATGATCTTTTAATCGAGTAGTcggttcacctgatggcaacaacagaggagttacaaatgcgttgttaGCCCCAAATTACAAAGTCtttgttttgaggggggaaagtcattcaactgcttctcctgccttgagctggaaggagtgtcagactcttactgactaaaaacgaccctgTTTCTTTttctgctttaagccggagccctgttacgttgttcgcagctccggCAAATTACAAAGTCTAAAGTCCCATTTTAACCTTGATAAAACTGATGAAACAGTATTCaatgttaaatgtttattaCCAGCCATATTCCTGAactaatacattattttcaatgtagAGTTCGATACCTATGCATTGGTAATGGCATGTGTAATGAACATTAGCATTTAGAATGACGTCACGGACATGGTAGGAATCAATATTTTGTCACTAGTGCCGCTGGCTGACTAAATAGTAAACTGATAGTtgtaataaacttttaaataagcTGTGGAAGTTTTGTGTTTGGTacataaagttataattattgtacctacttaaaatttattatttgataagATATTTTTCCTATACCAGTGAAAATGGTCTTAatttttacaaattgtttttataaaaaagaaaatacatattagCTACTGCATACCGTCGGCAAAACAAAGcttcaattataaaaaaacctaaaacaacaacctacctacatataacatataataactGCTCACCTACATTTACGTAATTTTCAATAAGGAGGTTTTACATTTCTTCAGCTTATTACTGTTAAAACACGTGTTTTGTGTAGGAACCTATGTTATGTAGATAATGAACATTCTGCATTCGTCAACCACGTTCATTAAAATCTTCTGGCTTCTTTAAAACGTCATGGACTTTCTTTACATGGTTTTGAAAGCCTTTAGAAACCTCAGCCCGTTGATTTGAAGGTTCAGGTGAGTTTCAAAGAATGTAGGCCGCATATGTGCGCAGTTACGTTCCACGTAagacattaaattttaatgtctgtGACGGGGCGTCAATGTCAAAAGTTAGgttataaattcatattttgcGTAACCGTTACAGACATggtaataaattttcttttgttttttttttggtacaaGAGTTCGCTTTATTGGTCCAGCGGCGGGtgtttgttttaagaaaatttcaaaCGTTTGCTCTTCATTTCTTGTTTGTTGTTCCTTTTTTCCATTTCTCTTAAATGGGGCAGTACATAAAGCTTTAAAATACTTTGCTTCTATCTATCTACTTAGCTATAATTTCTAAGTAATCAAAAAaacagtaagtaggtactcaatAGGTAAGTTCTTACTTACTAAGAAGTCACGAGAGAACAAAAGTGAAAAGATCGATATAATTCTATACCTAGGTATTGTCAGAAGAAAGGCTCGTTCCCATTGTTATACCAACATGGATAGCTTCTCAAGTAATACCCATTCAGAAGAAATAGCGATTAAATCGCCCATTGTAGAAACGTTTTATTATGGAGCCAAGAGTTGACTTGCGAAGCTATATAGGAATTGATTGGTTTGGCTGCAaggctgttttattttttacgctactttttattttgtaagcaaAAGTGAATTGGAGTAAAAGGAAGAATTTGTCATGCTCTACTTTTAAAGTGAACGCCAGGAGGTATGAAGAAAATTAGGATAGTTTCGTGTATCTTGAGTTCATAGAAAACTATGTACAAATTGACATATACACATCACACATAGACCTGGTTAGAACAGCTATTTAAGGATCTTAAGTACGTATGTAACACACTTACTAACATACAGGCATCGGTTTAATCCAGCAAtaaaatttgaactttaaatcgtatgtcatATGATACATTAAATAACGTCAATACACAAAGGTGGTAAGCGTGCTGCCAGTGCGCTTGCAgcattttgtattgtttccGAAACAAAACACGCAGTACCGGACTTGAGCCAGAGCTGTGCTTGTGAAGTATGTCAACCTTTAgccttaatttaatttcatcaatcaatcaattaaattgttaaaataaagtacctatgtacatatacCTTCTATTGTTAAGGAGATCCTTCAAGTGTAACATCAATTTTACAACGAACGCGGTCcaatgtaataaagtaaaatatgtcGTAAAGAAAAAGCTATTCTCTGTcttaataaaagttactatCGTCTGTTTTAGGAACCCTAAAATAGGTACTGTACCTAtggtatgtttttgtttttttttatttttctttaatctaGTGATTACCAGGTCGGTAAatggtagtttattatattgaattttacAAATCCAAATTGaactttacaaattaaaagtacccttaaccgacgagtatgcatgaaaagactgatgactgttttGGAATTCATACCATATGCAGAAAGAGggaaaattttataaacaatgAATTAAACCTACTAATCCATTCATGTGAtgagatattgttttaaaaccaaCGGATTACCAACAGAACCTTTTAAATCCACACAAAATTTCTTTGAATACCAGTCTTTTGGGTTTTGACACAGTGACTAAATTAGGCGGTTCTTAGAACAGAATGTTTGGGTCAAGGTAATCACCATGTAAGTCCGCTTGCATATTTAATTAAGAGGTTTAAGCGAAAGCCAACATTACAGCTGTGACTCGAGTCTCGAGCGAGCTAATGTTTATTCTGTACCTTTGAAACGAGTGCTCATTCAAAATGTCcgttaaattttaaaactgctCGAGCAGAAATAGAATTTCAATTACACGTATACTTAATCTTAATTTTAGCTCTATGCTAAGTAAGTATAAAGTATGTTTTGGCCTGTATAAATgtaaatttctatttataagttcCCTCAGACGGTATTTCACAACGTGCCTTTTGTTTTCTGGTAGGCCATTGAATAGCAGGGAAAGCCTTTTGCCATTCATGGAGCACGATTCTTGGAAAACAATAACTTGCTAGacagaataatattttacacgAGTTTAGGATCGTAGTTCATTTAGCGGCAGCATGACACTATCTTTACTTTACACAAAATggacaaatatataatatattaccgATTACATCATTGCTAAAATGCTgcctacataaaatatttacgcaCTACATGTtatgtcttttatccccgaaagggtaagcagaggtgcacgttgTAACGTGCACCGCTGCTGTAGCAGCGGTGCAGTGTCACTGCAGTGTCactatacaatgcacacccacttttcaccatttgtgttataagactcatgtaatagggggtgagcctattgccatatactgggcactactgagaaattttagaaaaaccgaaaataacctagctatactttgcctgacccgggaatcaaacccgaaacCACTTGCTCGACAGTAGCAATTccgaccactcgacaaacgaggcagtccaagtacctatttaaaatttgtattaaaaccACATTACTGATGAAGTCGTTTTCGTTGGAAAATGGAATATTTACCTTTGCATATAAAATGGTCATGCATCATTCAATGCAGAATTAATTTCACATTAGCCCAGCGAAATTATCTgcttcaattattattaatggttcattctgaatattttattcatttttgtattaacgaaaatgcaTTAACATTGGTTGGTATTTTAAATGAGTTtgaatttcattaaaactttttagAATTGATTGGCTTTCATCGGCATTCggtttataattgaaatacctataggtacctaatagctagaagtttttttttaatatgtatgatTGTGATGTCATCCATaaacgcagtttttttttatttgtatgaatgTGATTCAGTATGTATTCAGTAAGCTATATACTTGGGTATTCTGTTTcacctatgtatataaaaatttcctatacatttatttttcattgtgaaattattttaaacgtttttaaactgatagcTATTAATGACAATGGTCATACAAGCACGCAGTTAGTTTATAGAATGCGCCTTTTGTACAGAATATCTCCATGATAGACCAATAAAAGGCtgctctggagctgcggaccacttagcgggtttaccggggcttcgggtcgcaaggaacggcgtggtttttagtcagtaagagtctgactcgccctctcgccacgcccaaggcgggagaagagctcaaaaaaaaaaagctactaGTGATATACACCACTATTATCTCCTAGCCTAAAGACCTCACATAAAAAGTATTCTTAATATAGTTTCAtagaaattattacatttcttaCAGCGGCCATGTTGTATAGCTGGTTAACatcaacgaaataaaattactgcGTGCGATACGTGCCATACGACCAACACGTGTTGGGCAaagctaattattatattacgaCTATTTTTGAAGagtattcttatatttatttctattatattattaggtttGTTGGGGGCTAGGGTGATTGGAAAGgaggttaattgggcctccggtaacctcaatcacacgaTGAAACAGCCCAATTACCtccattcccaatcttctcaattcccgattccccaacaatctttaaattcctaactctcaaaaggctggcaacgcaaaTGTAACACCTCCggtttttcgggtgtccatgcgcggcggcgatcgcttatcatcaggtgatccgtctgttcgtttaccgccttatacAAAAATtgtgtgccgaagcatggctctcccacacttaaactaatTAACGCGTCTCCTTAGTTTCAAAACATAACTTACAAAATCACATTTGATTTTCTAACTCCACATGAAATcatgaaacaaaataacaagCTGTGCCTCTCGAGAAAAGTTTTCAGTACAGTCGTACAAcctaaaattacataataaactaaattatatctCTAACGACTGTTACTCTTCAACATCTGTATGGAAAACaaagttagttaaaataattgggTATGgtatccattttatttaggtaccagTACTAAAATATGGAACTTTTGTTCTCGTGGAAATATGTTTTCAAGATTGTTTTCTGTGTTTGAAGTACTTCTAGAGTACGCCTACACGCTTGtggaaataaaaacttttgcCATTCGTAAACCTCTTTTGATTTTTGGTAACgaaactttatattataatttgtaagtaTGTAATTAAGAAAATCAGTTAAATTGATCATAGGATCGATACATATGTAATTCTTCAGTTTGTCATGTTAcacctttttatggtataaaccggtaaatgagCGGTAGGATCACATGATGATAAGCAATCTGTAAATAGGTATcaccggtcgaaccggcccgttcgtgccgaatcATGACTCTCCCACAATTTTGTCATCATGGTCCCAACATCCTCATTTTTAAGCTGTTTCACCTATTAACTCCTTTTCCTCGGTTCTTGTCATCATGTCATAAACTTCCTTTTTTTACATATCTATCGATCTTTTTTAGGATAACTTACTATATCCTTCTTTACTttttcgtttttataaaaaacgttgccctgcACTAGGATTGGCTCTTGTGTctttggtgcgtttacaaacacaagtttacataaacatgacacccagacccgaaatagttactccgtgtgggaatcgaacctgctacacctTGCACTTACACGCCAGCCAGTAGCCCAGCCGCGCCAACCGTGCCGTCAATTTTCTTTTACCAAAACTTCTAGAACTACACCTAAACCATACTCACCAGCAGTGCAAAGCTTGGAATCCTCGTCGTATCCGTCGATGCAGTCCGGGGCTCCATCGCAGAGGTACTGGATGGAGATGCAGTTGCCGTCCACGGGACACTTGAACGGCTCATACGGGTGACAGTACTCTGTAACATAGTGAAAAAGAGAGTTTTAGTATAGTTCTATAATAGTTCATATTTATAGAACAAGTAATATGTAGTTTATTGTAGTATACTAAAAATTTAACCCCGGGCTTGATCATGATTGGAATTCGTTGTGGAGCGTACCTAAATACATGATAGTTTCTctaaaataggtataatataaacCACATTTATATGTGAAAAGGACAGGAGAAGGTAAGAAAGAAAGCTggaatgtaatataaaaaaatcatataatataaaaaaatcaacatgcCCCGTTTGTCGAGTCGTCacgagtgcgactgccgggcaaccggtgccgggcaaggggttatcgaaatttctcagtaagaGCACCGAGTCTGGAATTATGGCCAGTTCCTATTAGGCTGACACCCTATTAGATATCTCCCGATAAAAGGTGTGAGGATACATCGATATCTACAATATTAAGTTGAGACGCAAAGAGAACAAgtttaattcaaacaaaaaacgtacttaaataaacacaaagcaATGATAAAagcattcaaaataaaatcccttaaataaacaatatcgcATTCACAGTTTCAAAACGAATTAAAACCAATCTCAGCTTTGGGAGCCTAATCTTTATTGACGGTCCCTAAATAATATTTCCAAATGCTTACAGATTCCAATAAAAAGCAAATTCTATTACTGTAAATGGCAATTAAATATGTCTGAGCCCTTTTCCCATCCACGAAAATACCGAAATAACGGTAACCCTACATTAAGTGGactattattttgtaatggCAACACTGGCGATTAGACGGTTAATGTTATTGCTCCAAGAGACTAGAGGCAGGCTCACCTTGTAGCAAAATATACCTAAGATTTTATTACGTACTTTAGTTAAACCCGGTGGAAAGTTGTCTGGAATAGGAGTCTGCCTATCTATCTACCATCTAGGGAATTGATATAGTAATGATAATATCCTGAAATACGTATGCATAAAATCCAAAATCGTCATACCAATAGCGTTTCATTGAAGGACTAAACTATATAAGGTCTTATTTCTCGTCTTTCCTACTGCATTTATCCAAGTTTTCCGTACcggcaataataattatatttctaaagTATAATTATCGAAATCAGTGAAGTTATTTATGGCTTTGtatttataagaataaaaaagaaacatcgaTCGTACGAAATACCTCTGCAGAAATCGTACATAATACCTTTTTATTCTAACATAACACAGCATTAACTTCTAATAGTAACACTGGTATAATTTGTTCCTATTATTCGGATACATGATTACTCAATACTCCCTAACTATTACCGCTCGCACTTCTGTTAGCTAACCGATTACGTTAAGCCGGCGGGTCTGTTCCTTCGAGGAAAGTTCCTCAGTAATGTGCCCTCGTTAGAGGTCCGCTGTTCTctttataattactataattgTAACTGTTACTATGTAAGAAGGGCATTAGACATTTCGCTCATAatggctttgttttttttttgtaagcaatttgtttttttagggTGTGGATTATTTGTAGATTTGATAGTGTTAGGTCATAATTAGCACCACGTTGGTAGGAAATGTTTTCGTGCTATatactttcatatttatgtatattggCAGATTTTATGGCAAAACAACGAATTCCATTTATTGGAGACTGTTCTGGAATTTGTCTGTTAAGACCTTTGAAAGCGGGTAAAATCATCGAATGTCTTGATATGAGTGTtaactctgactgactaaaaactaccctgctggaaccccggtaacccgctaagcagtcggCAGCAATTTGTGTCTACGAAcagcatttataaatatattccaCTTATCACGTTGTACGTCAGAAATAAACCAAAAACAAGAAATATGAGTAGCAATTTTTATGTGGTAATGTAACAAGATCATAAACGTCTGTCTGTGAATCAGAAAATAGGTGtctcattaaaatgtaatataatccTTTACATACAGTATGATCCGACAGAACACGAGGTTGCCAgctcattttatattttccgAAAGATATTTGTGAAATACCTATGTAATATATGTTAGGTACAAGTTGTTACTACGTAGGATTTCGTTACCtatatacctaggtataatatttatgtgtattagGCTCATGTTTGAAATTAGTTCTTTTCATTTTTCGTTTGTATGTTTCTGAGTAAGATTAaaggaataattaattattgtaacatGTCATTTGTTCTTTTGAAGGTTAGCCAAAAATACCTAGTCTAGTGTTGTAATTGGTTAGAGGCACATATGGTGCTTTTCGCATCTCAAACTCGAGCAGCGTATTATTCTTTTACAGCTATTTTGTGGCAGCGTATCTCCAtagcacaactacatagcttagtatataggtatacatacaggtcaaactaaaaatctccttttttaagtcggttaaaaatagaaaacGGGATGTTCTCCTTGTTATATAGTTTTTTGAAGATAAATCCAACGATTCCAGCCCAGtatctaaacaaaaacaacacgAAGCCACAGCCAAAAGTCACAAGAATAAGCAAAGAAAAGAAAGTTGTCTACAAAGAGATATATCTTTATATTAATGCTAGCTAATCCGTTTACCGTCACAACTTGCGAACGGAGCGACAGCGACCTCTCGCGGACGATTCCGAAATGAAACATTTCTGCCATTAATATCGTTAATAATTTCCtacatagtaatattattacttttttcttgtTCTTCGAAATGTAGGTCATTGGTTTGTAttgtgtcaattgtttttctattgatgttttttttgggtaaaaaaatgtatcttggcagttgtttttttaaacagtttgtTTGATTTAGGTCAAAATCAGTAATTGCAATTGTCTCCCACTTACTGACGACAGATCAATCTGATTCTTGGTACACACTCATATTCTTAATGATCATACtgatattaacattttaactgtataatgtattggcttaagctgtaaaattatgcatgttttttctaaataaataaataaataaataaataaatattgaaaccattttacataaataaatattttgtatatgtcATTGTTTAGTCTAGTAGTTTTTTAGgggatggaaaatcatccaatgatttctcccgtcttgggtcctcactcacacagggagtgtcagacacttactgactaaatatcacccagttcctactcctgtttttcgactcggagccccggtaaacccgctaggtagtccgcagctccagcgGTAAGTGAGGACTgtggacgccgtggcgcctctcaagccacaaAGACGGGACTTACCGCtacaatgacagcgagcccattGGTCTAATAGTATGTAcctatctaataaataatattgttgtaatATCCGTGCCTTAGAAATTTTCGATATAGACCAtgaaaatgtttgtattatcGTTGTATCGATTTAATGGTTATTTCGATTATAGGTTCACTTTTGTAGTATGAGaaagtttgtaattaattttcatagagaattaattatacaagtacgaatttataaagataaataaatcacGATATATAGGTCACGCCAGTACAGCTAAGCtatcgtaaataaataattacgaaacaactcaatttaaactctattaatattaaacacacgCTTTCAATTAGTTTATCCGTAAATCCGTTGATCAATATGTAGCTATCTAAATTCTCATTAGAAGTTACTATACCATACTAAAACCACATTTACTGTTTAATATACAACTTTAGCCGGTTATTGTGTATAATGTCTGTCTGTACGTGTGTCCGTATTTTCATTTATGACGATACAATTTACCGACGCAGCCATAAAATTGCGCACCCTTGTTAAGTTTCAACGGGATGTGCTAAACTTAATTTGGACTTTGCCCGTCCTGGTAATTATGCGAAGTACCCGGTTGGGTGAAGTGCCAAAGGACAGCGGGTCAAAGAAAGATTGTATAAAACTTTGCGGTTATAAATAGAGTTTTAGGATGAATTCTTCGTCATGCAAAAAGTTTATAAGTTATTAAGGAAAAAGTCTTATGTATTACTgtgatgaaaaaaatattattgaaacaatttttaatcGTTGGGGTTTACTTTTGTTCTTCCAGCACCATAATATGGGATTATCCCTGTTATATGGCACTCATAACATTGTT
Proteins encoded in this region:
- the LOC118278125 gene encoding IDLSRF-like peptide; this translates as MSSCRVAACVAALAAVSCALPHTVLALDLNRLYGHHTKRSEYCHPYEPFKCPVDGNCISIQYLCDGAPDCIDGYDEDSKLCTAAKRPPVEETASFLQSLLASHGPNYLEKLFGSKARDALEPLGGVEKVAIALSESQTIEDFGAALHLMRSDLEHLRSVFMAVENGDLGMLKSLGIKDSELGDVKFFLEKLVNTGFLD